The Montipora capricornis isolate CH-2021 chromosome 3, ASM3666992v2, whole genome shotgun sequence genome includes the window tttttgtcacCAGTTTGTAGATAGTATTAGCCACTCGTCTTGTTCATTAGTGTGAGTGTTAACTACCTATTGTACGATTCCCTAGTGTATTATGTATTATCTGATTTAGTGTTGTAATGTAGTCatctaaaaaaaacatgttttgtcgtaatttgaataaattacttattttTGCTTTCTGGAAACCAAATTATCATTGAAAAGATTACCTGACTTTAGTTCAAACAATAACCCTAACAATCATAGCCCCTCTACAAGTCCAGAAAACTCCTTGCCAAGCATTGAAAACAATCTTGTTGTAGAAAATGGGCAGAAATGTTTGTGTATTTCCGTTGACTGTGCATCCAATGGAGGACTGCTGCTAACAGAATTGTCTGCATGACAACATGTTAGTGCAGACAGTTTTTTGCTCCACTACAGCTCATTCAGATAGATTAATTTGTTTACATGCACTTTACCTGGGTGGTATAGCAACTCCAGGAGGGACACTGAAACATAGTCCATGTGCTTGCCTTGGGCCATGATAAGGATCTTGACCAATGATCACAACCTTAATCTAAAAATTGATCACAATCATGTACATGTTTACATGTAAACCCTTAACCATGGACTCCAAATACGTGTACAGGTAGTTAAAAGTCATTCTATTGCTTGAAACAAGAAAAGTACTTAAATTTATACTACTGCAAgtacatagaccttattcataaatggaggtcaatttatgattcttttgtccaagtgcaaattagcatACCAAGCCTCAATACCATGcaatgaattgaaaagaattcttgctctaaaatgaggcttggtaggctaatttgcacttggacaaagaattataaatgtgaccgccatttatgaataaggtctatgtacACATTAAATTTGGTTTAAATTCTTTTGTTAATGCAAGCAAAAGGGACATTCATTCAATAAACCACGTGGTCCCTTCTctcaaaagtgttaaaactaGAATGTCAAATGAAATGTATAATTTACCAATGAAGACTTTTATCTAAGTTTGACTCACATACACACACACTACAAGTATATTTTACTATAATTAATTTAGATTTATAGATTAGTACAAAATGCTATATCTCCAAATGCtgataagaaaaataattttgacatAAGTTAAACACataagaataaaataatattattacaaaaaACAAGAGAATTTTCTAATACCGGTAATACCATAAGAGAGACACAACTCAGTAATTTCGGCAGTTTCTGCAAGTACTGGAGCAGAAattacagaaaacaaaagaaaaaaaagacagaaaacaaaacaactctaaataaagactaatcccaagtgaccaaaaacacaatccaattccggtacctgcagaaaggcCCGTAATTTTTTAAAGTCTGCAATACACAGCGGTGGATCTGATCTTCTCTGGTAAATCATTCCACATTCTAGGGATATAATCTTATCCAAAAGAGTGTAATCCAGATGTTGCATGTGGTTGGTTGATACCTGTTGATCACTTGGCAGTAAAGGACTACAATCTTGGAAAGAATTAAGTGGAACAGCAAACCcgcaccccccctcccccctaaatCAGGGATCACACAAAAGCCAAAACGtgccattttcccatccttgatttgggagggggggggaggggggtacaaATTTCCCATCTATTTTGTCCACGATTGCAGATTCATAGCACGATTGGGTAAAACCTCAAAACTTACCTCATGTATGTCACATTGGAGTGTCCAGCTGTACACATCTTTTTCTGGCAAATCATCCATGAACATAAATTATTAACATTTTATTAACAGCAAAACATGAAGTTGGTTTTCTTGAGTTGAGCCCTCAACACCAATACTAGGTCTACCTaatggcattttcacagataaaGCTAAGTTTAGAGGAGTTCTTAGATAAGAGTTGGCTTGCATGAATGACCATtttcaatcccatgggtaataatttctcatgaaAGACTGATTTCGGgaaaaaatcaatctaaaaatagcttggtcTGTACAAATGTAAAACGCCAtcccacaaatacaatgaagttgtataCTCTAAGTCATCGGCTCCTGCCCTGATCCAGTACTCGCTTAATTTTAACCTCGCTGTTCATAATGACCTGCTATCAGTGAGGGTggaaagtgcaggttgcaggtcattgttctCCTGTAattgaaacaacccaaacctttacaaaaatgataaccttaggcttaaacattaaCAACATTGTTTTAATTGACAGTTTtagttattaataattaattgtttGAATGATCATTATTcaatattgtattgtaaatattGCAAAGCGCTGTTGAATTTTTTATATaagtttatattattattataaaggtaaaggtaaagtcactgcttaccacccagaaggcccatcaggccggcgcttatctccggtttccggagcatgaagcgactaggagtatttatgctcccccctggatgggatgctagtccatcacagggttacccccagcattaggccggtacccatttatacacctgggtggagagaggcaccgtgagagtaaagtgtcttgcccaagaacgcaacacaatgtccccggccaggccccgaacccggaccactcgatctggagtcgagcacactaaccatgaggccaccgcgccttattattattaaacattattttttaggcctaatgttagcaatGGTAAAGTtctgggttgtttcagctatgttgaaacagtgacctgcaactCTAACCTGacacctgcagtttacaccctccataTCAGTAATGCTTCTTTTCCCTCAGGAGTATGCGATAGGAGGGTTTCACTATTTGCTATTTCACCCATCCCATAACTAATGTAATACATTTTTGGGggttctttgcataaaaacagtgttatttactcttgggactgtattatgcttcagtgaactggatacccaatgttttaatgcaaataagccCCGAAAATGAACTGTACtatgggattggtgaaaataGCGAATATGTAAAAACGATAGggatgtcaaaaaaaaaaaatgctaccTATGAAAAATTAAGAAGACATTTTAATGCCATCATCACTACAGAAACAAAATCAACCAGTTAAACAGCTTGTCTTCAACCCTCCCTTGACTGTCAGGAAGAGGAGTTTTAttggtctcttttgttttttcaacccTTAGGGTGGTCCTCTGGGGTGTACCAACTACTGCGCTCAGGGTGGGGGGTAGGGTGGTTTAAGCTCTTTTCCTACCTGGGGGATATActgttttcttcaatctttcctCCTTAACAAAACTGGTGAGCTGGAAAGAAATGAGAAAACAATCAGATAAACTTAACTCTATTTAATTTTCTAATCCGAGCGATCAACAAAGTGTACCTTAACAAAGTATTCCTTGCTGAACTCTGCAGCCAAAGCTTTTTTCCAAGAGGCTCCAAAAGACTGAGGACTTTTACTTGCAAGTAATCTCTTTTCTGCTTGCTTTCGATTGGCCTCCATACGCTCTCTCTGTTCTGGAGAGAGATTGGTCAATGGTCGTTTTGCATTTGATTCGGGCGAACTCCCGTTCGCAATCTTGGAAGACTTATTTTGCGGCGAATCCGACCTCTCATCGACATCACTTGCGCGTCGCTTAGTGCCTGAAGTGTTGAAAAAGCTGGAGATCTTCATCTGACTTGCCATTTTGCTATAGTTCGAGTTTAACTCCGTCCAAAAATCGAAAATTTGTTCGTTCGATGCAACATGCAATATGGAAAAACAAATGTATCTTTTCCCGCCAATAGTGTCTCCGCGATTAGCCAATCATCATGTAGTCATCGGTCAAGCCGATTAGGACTGGAACAGAGAGAAGAGGTCTCgctgccatcttggattttcatCACGGGGCTGGAGTTCAGGATTATCTCGATATGTTTCGAGTCAAAAGTGCTAAAGGGACAGTCTCTCAGACTTTTGGAAGGATAGTAAGACCATATATCTCAAAGGTTTGTTTTCAGTACGTTTTTTGGCTACAAAGATTTGAAAGTGGAATGTCAAACTTACCTCAAACACTTGTCTTTACATGGAAACTTGAGATGGGCACAGATGAcaataaaacaatgaaaaagaaacaagacTAGGCGATAACATACAAAAAGAGCAATCAAACCAAGCTCAGCTCAGGTGTCTACGtcgtacatacatgtataagcGCAGCTTATGTAATATTCGGTTACAAATAGGGGCAAATGGCAATGGCGATAGTAATATCGATATAACGTACTTCTCGAAgctttttacatgtaaatgtttttttttaggaCCAAACAACTACAAGAAGTTCAGAATTGAAGAGGTATAAATCAACGTCAAAAGTTCCCACAAAGTAAGTTAGTTAATTTCTTAGTATTACTTGTTAGTATAGTAGCCCCCTCCCCCAAACCTACATGTAGGCAACTCTTGGGTTGAGCTGGGCCCagtcttaaaatagttttagGGCAGAGGTGGAGAAAGGTGCCAAGGTTAGTGTTGCAAGAGAGTGAAATAAGCACTGCTTGTTTTTTCCGTACAAATAAAGAGAGCTGGCCAAAAATTTACTGATGCACCCCTACAGACTACAAGTTATTTAACTGACTGGTTTTATGGTCTAAAAATACAATGAGAATAGCACTAGTTAAGTTTTACGCTTTTTTCTTGGGAACCACTTTAAAGGATTTAAGGATTTCATTCACTTTTCTTTGCACAAAGGGCAGTAAAAGGTTCACCAGCATTAAAGATAGTAGCAGGAGTGACTACTGTCTTTGGTGGAGGTGTTACAGCAGTAGTACTGGCATATCATTACAGCAAAGAGTTTCGCCGCCTAGTGGACGAAAATCTACCAGCAATTGAACCACTTCTTGGCACCTTAGATTCTTATCTGAATAGTGTTGGAAACACACAAAGTCCTGGAAAACTtcaagaaaatgttaaagatcAGTTATCACCTAGTGGTCCTTTAGACCTTGGTGTTTCAATTGGAAACAATACAGAAAAGGTGAGACCCTGtgcaattttgaattttaatgtGGCTTTTCAGTGACCATAGAGCAACAGGCTGTTACTGTTAGTGTCATGAGTTTTTTTGAGATTCTCCGATCCCGTTTTTCAAACTAACTCCAAGTACAGTTAAGAAATAACAGTCACGCTCAAGGGTTTCTTTTCACAAAGAAAGTAAATCATGAGGTCATAATTTGGGACACTCGTACAGTATGTACAAggtgctgcctaagaaaattttctgggagccctttgggcttccaacattaaaagttagtagcccgagtGATTTTTTTCAgtagcccagaattaattaattaaccaaaGACCCCCTATCCCACCCCTTCCCGCCGAAGTCAAGTGGTTTGCTTTAGCTATAATTATACGAGATGTAAACGTGCCACAGAACATGATGACTTACCAAAAAACTGGTGTGTACCTTAAAAAGCATTTCCGGGTATATACGACTTGTATTTGACCCAGAAATCTAAGTAAATGTACACACTGAAATCATAGCTAAGTTGTCACGTTTCGCGATTTTTGACTGACAGGCATCACTCACAGCTATTTTAGTTTCATTTGGGATCAAGCTATTTCAGCTATTTTAATTCAGTTCATAGTTTAGTAACTATGATAACCCAAATGATATGTGGGAAGCCTGGAAAAAACTGTTCCTTCATTGTGTTGACAAGCATGCCCCCTTGCGTAATAAACGTGTTCGCCCTTGCAAATCACCTTGGATTACTTCGCAACTCAA containing:
- the LOC138043101 gene encoding uracil-DNA glycosylase-like, with the protein product MASQMKISSFFNTSGTKRRASDVDERSDSPQNKSSKIANGSSPESNAKRPLTNLSPEQRERMEANRKQAEKRLLASKSPQSFGASWKKALAAEFSKEYFVKLTSFVKEERLKKTVYPPEKDVYSWTLQCDIHEIKVVIIGQDPYHGPRQAHGLCFSVPPGVAIPPSLVNIYKELENDIDGFQAPKHGYLTGWAKQGVLLLNACLTVVASKANSHKDKGWEQFTDAVIRWINSNLTGVVFLLWGAYAQKKGSFIDKKKHCVLKAVHPSPLSAHRGFLGCKHFSQANQYLKKVGKKAIDWRSLPVDQNENFSA